From Acipenser ruthenus chromosome 2, fAciRut3.2 maternal haplotype, whole genome shotgun sequence, a single genomic window includes:
- the LOC131701526 gene encoding zinc finger protein 446-like translates to MDRNALAELLQALESRRDAEERRREERYTALIERVGLAVAAATTPTTTPLMSPPKARAMKMSAEDDPEAYLVAFERLATAAAWPREFWASQLGPCLIGEAQAAYQAMSDHHATDYDLVKQAILRRLNITTETHRARFREYRRAPETRPRVVAERLCDHMVHWLTPGKKTAQQMGEAIVVEQFCHVVGAETQAWIRRHNPDTLEEAVKLAEDFEDSLTSARIGILSAPALRSSRPLPPSPPTPPPPPPTFQGPRPPRAPTPLGPLASPPWRPRLAPSWGRGAAPAPLPYQQRDRFLTYAPSVPPICFRCHQPGHLARSCPAAMECDVAACNWAPETDS, encoded by the exons atggaccgcaacgcactggcggagctgctgcaggcgctggagagcaggcgcgacgcagaggagagaaggagggaggagcgctacacggcgctcattgaacgggtaggactggccgttgctgcagcgacgacccctaccacaacaccgctgatgtcgcccccgaaggcacgggcaatgaagatgtcggcggaggatgacccggaggcgtatttggtggcgttcgagcggctggctaccgcggcggcttggccgcgggagttctgggccagccagttgggaccctgcctgattggggaggctcaggcagcctaccaagccatgagcgaccatcacgccaccgattatgacctggtcaagcaggctatcctccgccggctgaacatcaccacggagacccaccgggcgcgatttagggagtaccggagagccccggagacacgccccagggtggttgcagagcggttgtgcgaccacatggtgcattggctgacccccgggaagaagaccgcccagcagatgggggaagccattgtggtagagcaattctgccatgtggtcggcgccgaaacccaggcgtggatacggcgccacaaccccgacaccctggaggaggcggtcaaactggccgaagacttcgaggactccctgacctctgcccggatcgggatcctgtcggcccctgcccttcggagcagccgacctctccctccctctcctccaacaccaccaccaccaccccccacgttccagggacccagacctcccagagcaccgaccccattgggcccccttgcctcccccccatggagaccaaggttggcccccagctggggtagaggtgctgcccctgccccgttgccataccagcagcgggacagatttctgacctatgccccctctgtccctcctatctgttttaggtgccaccagccgggacatctggccaggtcatgccccgctgccatggagtgtgacgtggccgcgtgcaattgggcacctgaaactg acagttaa